The proteins below are encoded in one region of Festucalex cinctus isolate MCC-2025b chromosome 2, RoL_Fcin_1.0, whole genome shotgun sequence:
- the LOC144014972 gene encoding uncharacterized protein LOC144014972 gives MLRILLLVLCVGGLEAWFWRADPQPTITTTTLAPTTANTTPGGTKKVDEEDEDLSGVGEELINVTTSPETTQGSLKVDGAELNTTGNIEGSGIWESDTSGSGSGSRQDLGSGVESVVLPINFTDVINVTLGAGSDPLCLPVPSGWHMCSRKRPQFFALPNFFNHTSVEQVEAALQEWARLTRAGCHQHQEWFLCLLLVPRCPSNTSAPLRLPCRSFCHQVQDSCWASLNSTELPVNCGLLPVGAQEPGSPACASVSYSEAALIMQQRNFMAPGDNVCFHYFHIIADAD, from the exons ATGTTGAGGATCCTGCTCCTGGTTCTGTGTGTTGGCGGCTTGGAGGCCTGGTTCTGGCGCGCTGACCCGCAGCcgaccatcaccaccaccacactAGCCCCAACAACTGCCAACACAACACCCGGTGGCACGAAGAAGGTGGACGAGGAGGATGAGGATCTGTCGGGTGTTGGAGAAGAACTCATCAACGTGACCACGAGTCCTGAGACCACTCAAGGGTCGCTTAAGGTGGACGGCGCTGAACTTAACACGACGGGTAATATTGAAGGGTCTGGAATTTGGGAAAGCGATACATCTGGATCAGGATCGGGATCAAGGCAAGATCTTGGCTCTGGTGTCGAGTCAGTCGTCCTCCCAATCAACTTCACCGATGTGATCAACGTGACTCTCGGGGCTGGTTCTGACCCACTTTGTCTCCCCGTGCCGTCTGGTTGGCACATGTGCTCCAGAAAACGCCCACAGTTCTTCGCATTGCCGAATTTTTTCAACCACACGTCTGTGGAGCAGGTGGAGGCCGCCCTGCAGGAATGGGCGAGGCTGACGCGGGCGGGCTGTCACCAGCACCAAGAGTGGTTCCTGTGCCTCCTGCTGGTGCCCAGGTGCCCCTCGAACACCTCCGCACCCTTGCGTCTGCCCTGCCGCAGCTTTTGCCACCAAGTGCAGGACAGCTGCTGGGCGTCGTTGAACAGTACCGAGCTTCCGGTGAACTGTGGCCTCCTGCCTGTCGGGGCGCAGGAGCCGGGGAGCCCTGCGTGCGCGTCTGTTAGTTACTCGGAAG CTGCTCTGATAATGCAACAGCGGAACTTTATGGCACCTGGTGACAATGTCTGCTTTCATTACTTCCACATCATAGCTGATGcagactga